Proteins from one Solenopsis invicta isolate M01_SB chromosome 11, UNIL_Sinv_3.0, whole genome shotgun sequence genomic window:
- the LOC105200269 gene encoding muscle-specific protein 20: MPARNKEQEAEVLAWIEAVVGEKLPPGNYEDILRDGVILCNLINKLAPGSVKKIQSKGTNFQLMENIQRFQAAIKNYGVPQEEIFQTADLFERRNIPQVTLCLYALGRLTQKHGWTGPSLGPKMAEENKRSFSEDQLRASEGHLGLQMGYNKGASQAGHGGFGNTRHM; encoded by the exons GCCCGCAACAAGGAACAGGAAGCCGAGGTCCTCGCCTGGATCGAAGCCGTGGTGGGCGAGAAACTTCCACCAGGAAATTACGAGGACATTTTGAGAGACGGTGTAATCCTTTGTAATCTAATCAACAAACTTGCGCCCGGTTCGGTCAAGAAAATTCAATCTAAGGGCACCAATTTCCAGCTTATGGAAAACATTCAAAG ATTCCAGGCGGCGATCAAAAACTACGGTGTCCCGCAAGAAGAAATTTTCCAGACTGCGGATCTCTTTGAGAGGCGTAATATCCCGCAAGTCACCCTCTGCCTGTATGCCCTAGGCAGATTG ACGCAGAAACATGGCTGGACCGGGCCAAGTTTAGGGCCGAAAATGGCGGAGGAGAACAAGAGAAGCTTCAGCGAAGATCAGCTTCGTGCTAGCGAGGGTCACCTGGGTCTTCAGATGGGATACAATAAGGGTGCCAGCCAGGCTGGTCACGGTGGCTTTGGAAATACTCgacatatgtaa
- the LOC105200267 gene encoding uncharacterized protein LOC105200267 — translation MLKHAIILGAMCCLVTAEAPIQTGVKPTNVIGSSEQHTSFSFIRPGLTQTSFAFAGPSSHQSFAASIGNPQLVQKVQPSIAQALAQRNPGLGYYTFSPAANGVFPNYATGPLAYQTQTVDPAVALTYAQQLQQPQQAYLQPYAYQPGAEAYQSQLAQLLALRQAQLAQQGQVHTFPSEQVSEAQAQLQHGQQAAQQSQNLLGVAYSSAPTVARVKVSGNGYKFNF, via the exons ATGTTG AAGCACGCAATTATCTTAGGTGCGATGTGTTGCCTCGTCACAGCTGAGGCACCGATTCAAACCGGTGTGAAGCCGACCAACGTGATAGGTAGTTCGGAACAGCACACCTCCTTCAGCTTTATCCGACCAGGACTAACGCAAACATCGTTCGCATTCGCCGGACCGAGCTCCCATCAATCATTCGCCGCCAGCATTGGCAATCCTCAGCTAGTACAAAAGGTCCAGCCGAGTATCGCGCAAGCCCTCGCTCAGAGAAACCCTGGCCTAG GATATTATACGTTCAGTCCTGCTGCGAATGGAGTCTTTCCAAATTATGCGACCGGACCATTGGCGTATCAGACTCAGACCGTGGATCCCGCAGTTGCGCTAACGTATGCGCAGCAACTGCAGCAGCCGCAGCAAGCATACCTGCAGCCGTACGCGTATCAGCCGGGCGCTGAAGCTTATCAATCGCAATTGGCGCAATTGCTCGCCCTTCGGCAGGCACAGTTGGCGCAACAAGGACAGGTGCACACGTTTCCATCAGAACAG GTGTCTGAGGCTCAGGCTCAGTTGCAGCATGGACAGCAAGCTGCACAACAATCGCAGAACTTGCTGGGTGTCGCTTATTCGTCCGCCCCGACGGTCGCACGCGTAAAGGTCTCTGGAAATGGATACAAGTTCAACTTCTGA
- the LOC105200266 gene encoding transmembrane protein 161B has product MALLGAQLVITLVMVSVIQKLSPHFSFARWILCSTGLTRYLYPTDQQLRALAGVPKEKPKRGKYSENGKVGDVFHVPRNLDITLESAKITTLDVVHLKYYTEYQWLLDFSVYAIIVYVLTEAYNYLYPIKDEINLSILWCVVVLGFAFKVLLSLWVQYFKGEESVGERSTCIVTGFAYLLIAMMVLIVDENKLEIGLEKAYTSFNHSASRFLDTQGLSSTGPASKIVLKFFLAIWCGLLGSLFTFPGLRVSKMHWDTLKYYKDHKLLLLIANISYASPLLLVSLWITPISRDYLTVRIFSGMTAPLMTVARFESLRLIIIVVAGLLKIVLMPIYLQSYLNLAIQRLEIQKKEAGRITNVDLQKKIAAVYYYLCVVALQFVVPIIICLFFTFLYKTLGGFTWEGIIKGTLEEECPADELPKSLSSTISTDNIDKTVIQTAEEVQLALGSLKQIFTTDVYRGVLGLATWWSCFALFATSAMGMFYQSYFSNT; this is encoded by the exons ATG GCTCTTCTAGGAGCGCAATTGGTCATTACCCTTGTAATGGTCAGTGTCATACAAAAGCTGAGTCCACATTTCTCCTTTGCGAGATGGATCCTATGTTCCACTGg ATTGACACGATATCTGTATCCAACAGATCAGCAGCTCAGAGCGTTAGCTGGCGTGCCAAAGGAAAAACCAAAGAGGGGAAAATACAGTGAGAATGGCAAAGTAGGAGATGTGTTTCACGTCCCTAGAAATCTGGATATCACGCTTGAAAGTGCAAAAATAACTACTCTCGATGTAGTGCACTTGAAATATTACACTGAATATCAGTGGCTATTGGACTTCTCCGTATATGCTATCATTGTTTATGTACTGACAGAG gcgtacaattatttatatccaATCAAAGATGAGATTAATCTCAGTATACTATGGTGTGTGGTGGTTTTGGGCTTTGCATT CAAAGTACTGCTTTCTCTCTGGGTACAATATTTCAAGGGTGAAGAAAGTGTTGGTGAAAGGTCTACATGTATCGTTACTGGATTTGCATATCTTCTTATTGCTATGATGGTACTCATAgttgatgaaaataaattggaaattggGTTGGAAAAGGCGTATACAAGTTTCAATCATAGCGCTTCTCGTTTTTTAGATACTCAAGGACTTTCTTCGAC GGGACCAGcttcaaaaattgttttgaagTTTTTCCTTGCTATATGGTGTGGTCTATTGGGATCTTTGTTTACTTTCCCAGGATTGAGAGTGTCAAAAATGCATTGGGATACgttaaa GTATTACAAAGATCATAAGTTATTATTGCTAATAGCAAATATTAGCTATGCCTCGCCACTTTTGTTGGTGAGCCTTTGGATTACACCTATAAGTAGGGATTATTTAACAGTACGGATATTCAGTGGCATGACTGCTCCATT AATGACAGTAGCAAGGTTTGAGAGTTTGAGGTTGATCATTATTGTTGTTGCcggattattaaaaattgtactcaTGCCAATATATCTGCAATCTTATTTAAATCTCGCCATTCAAAGATTAGAAATTCAAAAGAAAGAAGCTGGTAGAATAACTAATGTTGATTTACAGAAAAAG ATTGCAGCTGTATATTATTACCTATGTGTAGTGGCGCTACAATTTGTTGTTCccataattatatgtttattttttacatttttgtacaaAACATTGG GTGGTTTTACTTGGGAAGGCATTATAAAGGGAACACTGGAGGAAGAATGTCCAGCGGATGAGTTACCGAAGTCACTATCATCTACAATTAGTACTGATAATATCGACAAGACTGTTATACAAACTGCTGAAGAAGTTCAACTTGCGCTAGGTTCATTGAAACAG ATATTTACCACGGATGTGTACAGAGGTGTCTTAGGACTGGCGACGTGGTGGAGTTGCTTCGCGTTATTTGCGACTAGCGCCATGGGCATGTTTTATCAGTCATATTTCTCGAACacataa
- the LOC105200265 gene encoding astakine, protein MTPISGILILVISIMATSSISSVVPSYQKCNTNEDCKSSSCCLLGPSRYALPSCMPYQQKGEQCRMNADTITTNLSYPDNSQIEVKDIHLILCPCADGLSCDFGICEEDA, encoded by the exons ATGACGCCGATATCTGGTATACTGATACTCGTCATTTCCATTATGGCTACATCGAGTATCAGTTCCGTTGTTCCGTCCTAtcaaaaatgtaatactaatGAGGACTGCAAATCAAGTTCCTGTTGCTTGCTAG GGCCTTCAAGGTACGCGTTACCGTCTTGCATGCCGTACCAACAAAAAGGTGAGCAATGCCGAATGAACGCTGACACTATCACGACCAACCTGTCTTATCCGGACAATTCGCAAATAGAAGTTAAAGATATTCACTTGATTTTGTGTCCCTGCGCCGACGGATTATCCTGCGATTTCGGCATCTGCGAAGAAGATGCTTAG
- the LOC105200264 gene encoding cytoplasmic dynein 2 intermediate chain 2, which yields MFNTKSFDVVSFNSELSAARLETSANVQTTEIVYAADDTQTAETRSIGIQTVNEQKTDAEVDYDRLAGFLKKVTPGILEALDEAYATNAFNDYNPNVTETSSATVELIKKVSTSKGVDAQLKISDLSWSTVGGTLAVGLSHTYHEAWCDHLSTIQLYNLTTEDNVADTPTRTLETNGCVTTLCYHPTEPSILAAGLSNWDVMIWNLRSDDSVVPMHVCTHGDCVSQVCWRPRSVNDVTLLVSSSKDGYILIHKLTANFTTVQPHKRFKIVKERNPVESARPRSAGSTRERAAEAGLCITSFDFSPRHPSIFVVGTLCGGIYKCSLDSVTPVEGDDTLVDPVIDEYERHGGSVTCIKCSLLHNLFVSSATDKEIRIYDLDEHVNQQTISVDDTVVGLTWMIGNQDVFAAYGAGSCVKFYNVTDGKPVTYAKVEMTGKESISSLRINSKRDMLAIGDVRANVEIWKFPRHLF from the exons ATGTTTAACACCAAGTCCTTCGACGTTGTGAGTTTCAACTCGGAGCTGTCCGCTGCCAG ATTGGAAACGTCCGCGAACGTGCAAACAACGGAGATAGTCTACGCCGCTGATGACACGCAGACCGCAGAGACGAGAAGTATTGGG ATCCAGACAGTGAACGAACAGAAAACGGACGCAGAAGTGGATTATGACAGGCTGGCAGGCTTTCTGAAAAAAGTCACACCAGGAATTTTGGAGGCCCTGGATGAAGCTTACGCCACCAACGCTTTCAACGACTACAATCCAAATGTCACCGAGACCTCGTCCGCCACTGTAGAATTAATAAAGAAAGTCAGCACGTCGAAAGGTGTAGACGCACAG CTTAAGATAAGCGACTTGTCATGGAGTACCGTCGGCGGAACGTTAGCGGTAGGTCTCAGCCACACTTACCACGAAGCGTGGTGCGACCACCTTTCCACAATTCAGTTGTACAATCTCACGACGGAGGATAATGTCGCGGATACGCCTACCAGAACATTGGAGACGAATGGATGCGTCACAACGCTGTGTTATCACCCAACGGAACCCTCCATTCTCGCGGCCGGGTTGTCTAACT gggacGTGATGATCTGGAATCTCAGGAGCGACGACTCCGTCGTGCCCATGCACGTGTGCACGCACGGCGATTGCGTGTCCCAGGTGTGCTGGCGGCCAAGGTCCGTGAACGACGTGACCCTCTTGGTGAGCTCCAGCAAAGACGGGTACATACTGATCCACAAATTGACGGCCAACTTTACGACCGTTCAACCGCACAAACG ATTCAAGATAGTCAAGGAACGTAATCCGGTGGAAAGTGCCAGACCACGCAGCGCTGGAAGCACGCGCGAGCGCGCCGCGGAGGCGGGCCTGTGCATCACGAGTTTCGACTTTTCACCGAGGCACCCGAGTATATTTGTCGTTGGAACGCTGTGCGGTGGAATCTATAAATGTAGCTTGGACAGCGTAACTCCCGTCGAAG GAGACGACACGCTTGTAGATCCGGTGATCGACGAATATGAGAGACACGGAGGTAGCGTTACTTGCATAAAGTGCTCGCTATTACACAATTTATTTGTCAGTAGTGCCACGGATAAGGAAATCCGAATATACGATCTTGACGAG CATGTCAATCAGCAAACCATTTCCGTGGATGATACAGTTGTGGGATTGACATGGATGATTGGCAATCAAGATGTATTCGCAGCTTACGGAGCAGGGTCGTGTGTCAAGTTCTACAACGTGACGGACGGTAAACCTGTAACGTATGCGAAAGTCGAAATGACTGGCAAAGAAAGTATCAGCAGCTTACGCATAAATTCCAAGAG AGACATGCTGGCTATTGGAGATGTTCGTGCGAATGTTGAAATATGGAAATTTCCACGTCACTTGTTTTGA